The following proteins are co-located in the Scomber scombrus chromosome 2, fScoSco1.1, whole genome shotgun sequence genome:
- the as3mt gene encoding arsenite methyltransferase, with amino-acid sequence MSEEKSFVDTTIHVDVKDYYGNVLKKSEDLNSNACVTPAKPIPAFIRQALKKVHPKVTERYYGCGLVVPECLEGCRILDLGSGSGRDCYMLSQLVGENGHVTGIDMTEHQLEVAKEYVDYHMQEFGYKKPNVNFVQGYIEALTEAGLEKNSFDIIISNCVVNLSPDKKQVLAEAYRVLKDGGELYFSDVYSSGRLTEEIKNHKVLWGECLGGALWWKDLLRLAEEVGFSPPRLVTATVISVDNKELEDVLGDFKFVSATYRLFKVPKSSAESCQVIYNGTISGVEDSFEFDCHYTFKAEDVVEVDGEVASILTLSRFAEDFTFQPTGGPRGSCGVKPKAGSVDPFELALQLEKKSPSSATGGCCSTQSAACCK; translated from the exons ATGTCTGAAGAAAAGAG cttcgTTGATACCACCATTCACGTGGACGTCAAG GATTATTATGGCAATGTGCTGAAGAAATCTGAAGACTTGAATAGCAACGCCTGTGTGACTCCAGCCAAGCCCATCCCTGCATTTATCCGCCAGGCTCTGAAGAAAGTGCACCCTAAAGTCACTGAAAG GTACTATGGCTGTGGTCTGGTGGTGCCAGAGTGTTTGGAGGGCTGCAGGATACTGGACCTGGGCAGTGGAAGTGGGAGGGACTGCTACATGCTGAGTCAGCTGGTGGGCGAGAATGGTCATGTCACCGGCATCGATATGACTGAGCACCAG CTCGAGGTGGCCAAGGAATACGTGGACTACCACATGCAAGAATTTGGCTACAAGAAGCCCAACGTCAATTTTGTCCAGGGCTACATTGAGGCCTTAACAGAGGCCGGTCTGGAAAAGAACTCATTTGATATCATCAT TTCCAACTGTGTGGTGAATCTCTCTCCTGACAAGAAGCAAGTACTGGCTGAAGCCTACCGTGTACTCAAG GACGGTGGTGAGCTGTACTTCAGTGACGTCTACAGCAGTGGAAGACTcacagaggaaattaaaaatcACAAAGTGCTGTGGG GTGAGTGTCTTGGTGGAGCTCTCTGGTGGAAAGATCTGCTGCGATTGGCTGAGGAGGTGGGCTTCAGCCCCCCGAGGCTGGTTACAGCCACCGTCATCAGTGTGGACAACAAAGAGCTGGAAGATGTTCTAG GTGACTTCAAGTTTGTCTCTGCCACGTACCGCCTGTTTAAGGTCCCTAAGAGCAGCGCTGAGTCCTGCCAGGTCATATATAACGGGACAATTTCAGGAGTAGAGGACAGCTTCGAGTTTGACTGTCACTATACTTTCAAG GCTGAAGACGTGGTGGAGGTGGATGGAGAGGTCGCCAGCATCCTGACCCTTTCCAGATTTGCAGAAGACTTCACTTTCCAGCCAACGGGAGGTCCCCGCGGGTCCTGTGGAGTCAAACCTAAG GCAGGCAGCGTAGATCCTTTCGAGCTGGCCTTgcagctggagaaaaaaagtccaaGTTCGGCCACAGGGGGATGCTGCAGCACACAGTCCGCTGCCTGCTGCAAGTGA
- the wbp1lb gene encoding LOW QUALITY PROTEIN: WW domain binding protein 1-like b (The sequence of the model RefSeq protein was modified relative to this genomic sequence to represent the inferred CDS: deleted 1 base in 1 codon), which translates to MRGVCSALKMGLFLHAVGSATPTESPADRSLLHCEGVNNQSYICESGHCCGESQCCSYYYELWWFWLVWAIIFILSCCCVCHHRRTKHRLQQQQRQHEINLIAYREAHNYPSVPFYFRFLPNYLLPDYEEVVNRPPTPPPPYSALHTGPTSVASSPLSPEQQEGHCPAIQPTPVSPVSDSLCCRPNLEEPQPPTLDLRPKPDNKPMQTAQDSGMILLPDGLSREGLTSQEKRNGCKEDSCKDPLLKDLSEGCSEDKDRLPNGRRRRFTGDSGIEVCVCGTRGSSGCSGAGGTGQEGKELRELESLLGREGHDDGDDEEEGEEASDFCDSCGHRASFSVEEEQVLGGLERRATRGPSGPSQPSHQIGSASLHPPVCLLLHTISEQEGAHHSSSTEPQG; encoded by the exons AGCCTGCTGCACTGCGAAGGCGTCAACAACCAGAGCTACATCTGTGAGTCCGGACACTGCTGCGGAGAGTCTCAGTGCTGCAGCTACTACTACGAACTCTGGT gGTTTTGGTTGGTGTGGGCGATCATCTTCATCTTGAGCTGCTGCTGCGTGTGCCACCATCGCCGTACCAAACACAGACTGCAGCAACAGCAGCGGCAGCACGAGATAAACCTCATCGCTTACCGCGAAGCACACAACTACCCCTCTGTGCCCTTCTACTTCA GGTTTCTGCCAAACTACCTCCTGCCTGACTATGAAGAGGTGGTCAACCGGCCGCCCacg cccccccctccctacAGTGCCTTACACACAGGCCCAACCTCAGTGGCTTCTAGTCCACTGTCTCCTGAGCAGCAGGAGGGACACTGTCCAGCCATTCAGCCCACTCCAGTGTCCCCAGTCTCTGACAGTCTGTGCTGCAGACCCAACCTAGAGGAGCCACAGCCCCCCACTTTAGACTTAAGGCCCAAGCCTGACAACAAGCCCATGCAGACAGCACAAGATTCAGGAATGATACTGCTGCCAGATGGGCTCAGTAGGGAGGGACTCACTAGCCAAGAGAAAAGAAACGGATGTAAGGAAGACTCCTGCAAGGACCCGCTGCTGAAGGACCTGTCAGAGGGTTGCTCTGAGGACAAAGATCGCCTCCCCAATGGAAGGAGGAGACGATTTACAGGGGACTCTGGGATTGAGGTGTGCGTGTGCGGCACACGCGGGAGCAGCGGTTGCAGCGGAGCAGGAGGGACAGGCCAGGAAGGCAAGGAGTTGAGGGAGCTAGAGAGCCTGCTGGGGCGAGAGGGACACGACGACGGCGACGacgaagaggagggggaggaggctAGCGACTTCTGCGACAGCTGCGGCCATCGCGCCTCCTTCAGcgtggaggaggagcaggtgcTGGGCGGGCTGGAGAGGCGGGCCACACGAGGACCGTCAGGACCCTCTCAGCCAAGTCACCAGATAGGCAGCGCCTCGCTCCACCCTCCAGTgtgcctcctcctccacaccaTCAGCGAGCAGGAGGGAGCgcaccacagcagcagcaccgaGCCGCAGGGCTGA